From Mytilus edulis chromosome 8, xbMytEdul2.2, whole genome shotgun sequence, one genomic window encodes:
- the LOC139484400 gene encoding uncharacterized protein, whose translation MGPKKSFKNIINETIIDDIEEDDINKYINLLKDKIVINQFPLKIKIIITSEFTTPMAFDRIESHYSHPVEVVLTQINLSTFYNNLLDKFKAWVDKFQERGSGFVFDGIKSVKVKLYKYEYQRASSYIPLQFKSSNIINVQNKKDNKCFLWSILASLFPANKDKQRVTKYKEYKNKINMKGIEYPVSIKDIPKVEKQNKLSINVFALEDQTNKQSLHPVYISNVESENVIDLLYIESNENTHYCLIKDLNSFMCDKNRNKSFICRNCLQGFQREETLIKHKTICYDNEHCKTIMPKPGKNILEFNNHHFKNKLPFVIYCDFEAYNIPMQSCTPDPNKSYIKPISKQEINSYGMYVHSDYPEIYKPQYFSYVGDDAVEKYVEKVMKIYKEITYKIYLNEKKKPILNNHEEDEFQEATGCYICGEEFKESEKVREHNHLSGKYRGAACQSCNTKEGKATKLIPVFFHNGSNYDFHFLIEELMKYEDEYNKVKLLSKNSENYISIDYGSNYKKLRFLDSYRFMLKGLSDIAKSMEEFPILEKEFKDVLILADAFEKFRKFFIKYHEIDPCYCYSAPGLTWQCGLKYTGIKLELLTDVDMLQMFEKGIRGGFSGVLGPRHVKAYNKYTSNYDKDYRIIDEHEKKECLELIKEGKDLNKFFEKNYLLYLDANNLYGWAMSQKLPTGDFKWEKDPNYYKKIPKGRGCLIECDLQYTKKCKKKTYKYPLAPEKMKVNKEELSEYQLNLLGNKPLGQAILDYSKQLMYSFYYDVANELWEKNELVASDTDSMILSVKTKDIYKDMEEMIDELDTSGYPKDHPLYSEKNKKVIGKFKDELNGKIMNEIVFLKSKAYSFTLTDLSEEKN comes from the exons ATGGGCCCTAAAAAAtcgtttaaaaatattataaatgaaactATAATTGATGATATTGAAGAAgatgatataaataaatacataaacttattaaaagataaaatagttatcaatcaatttcctttgaaaataaagataataataacaAGTGAATTTACAACTCCTATGGCATTTGATAGAATAGAAAGTCATTACTCTCATCCTGTTGAAGTTGTCCTAACACAAATCAATTTATctacattttacaataatttgttaGATAAATTTAAAGCTTGGGTAGATAAATTTCAAGAAAGAGGATCTGGTTTTGTTTTCGATGGTATCAAAAGTGTAAAagtaaaactatataaatatgaatatcaaaGAGCTTCGTCTTATATTCCCCTTCAATTTAAATCAAGTAATATTATTAATGTCCAAAATAAAAAGGATAATAAGTGTTTTCTTTGGTCAATATTAGCAAGTTTATTTCCAGCcaataaagacaaacaaagagtaactaaatataaagaatataaaaataaaattaacatgaaaGGAATTGAATATCCTGTATCAATAAAAGATATCCCAAAAGTAGAgaaacaaaataaactaagtaTAAATGTATTTGCTTTAGAGgatcaaacaaataaacaatcttTACATCCAGTTTATATATCAAATGTAGAAAGTGAAAACGTAATTGATCTCTTATACATTGAAAGTAACGAAAATACTCATTATTGTCTAATTAAAGATTTAAATAGTTTTATGTGTGATAAGAATAGAAATAAATCGTTTATATGTAGAAATTGTTTGCAAGGATTTCAAAGAGAAGAAAcactaataaaacataaaacaatatgtTATGATAACGAACATTGTAAAACCATAATGCCAAAACCAGGAAAAAATATTCTTGAATTCAATaatcatcattttaaaaataaattaccaTTTGTTATATATTGTGATTTCGAAGCATATAATATACCCATGCAATCATGTACTCCAGATCCTAATAAATCTTATATAAAACCAATAAGTAAACAAGAAATAAATAGTTATGGTATGTATGTTCATTCTGATTATCCAGAAATATATAAACCACAATACTTTTCTTATGTTGGTGATGATGCAGTAGAAAAATATGTGGAAAAAGTAATGAAGATATACAAAGAAATAACTTATAAGATCTACCTTAACGAAAAGAAAAAACCAATATTAAATAATCATGAAGAAGATGAATTTCAAGAAGCAACCGGATGTTATATTTGTGGAGAAGAATTTAAAGAAAGCGAAAAAGTAAGAGAACATAATCATCTTTCAGGTAAATATAGAGGAGCAGCGTGTCAATCGTGTAACACAAAAGAAGGTAAAGCAACAAAATTAATACCCGTGTTCTTTCATAATGGATCGAATTATGATTTCCACTTTTTAATTGAAGAATTAATGAAATATGAAGATGAATAtaataaagtaaaacttctttCTAAAAACTCAGAAAATTATATTTCTATAGATTATggatcaaattataaaaaattaagaTTCCTAGATTCATATAGATTTATGTTAAAAGGCTTATCAGATATTGCCAAATCAATGGAAGAGTTTCCTATTTTAGAAAAAGAGTTTAAAG ATGTTCTTATCTTAGCCGATGCATTcgaaaaatttagaaaattctttataaaatatCATGAAATAGACCCATGTTATTGTTATTCTGCACCAGGACTTACATGGCAATGTGGATTAAAATATACAGGAATAAAATTAGAATTGTTGACTGATGTTGATATGTTACAAATGTTTGAGAAAGGAATAAGAGGAGGATTTTCTGGAGTATTAGGTCCTAGACATGTAAAAGCTTACAATAAATATACTTCAAATTATGATAAAGATTATAGAATAATAGATGAAcatgaaaaaaaagaatgtttagaATTAATAAAAGAAGGaaaagatttaaataaattttttgaaaaaaattatttgttgtaTCTAGATGCAAATAATTTGTATGGATGGGCTATGTCTCAAAAACTTCCTACAGGAGATTTTAAATGGGAAAAAGatccaaattattataaaaaaattccaaaaggaAGAGGATGTTTAATTGAATGTGAtttacaatatacaaaaaaatgtaaaaagaaaacatataaatatcCTTTAGCACCAGAAAAGATGAAAGTAAATAAAGAAGAATTATCTGAATACCAATTAAATTTACTTGGAAATAAACCATTAG GACAGGCTATATTGGATTACTCAAAACAATTAATGTATAGCTTTTATTATGATGTTGCTAATGAATTATGGGAAAAGAATGAATTAGTTGCAAGTGATACTGATAGTATGATTTTGAGTGTAAAAACCAAAGATATTTATAAAGACATGGAAGAAATGATAGATGAACTTGATACGTCTGGTTATCCAAAAGATCACCCtttatattcagaaaaaaataaaaaagtaattggTAAATTTAAAGATGAACTTAATGggaaaattatgaatgaaatagtttttttaaaaagtaaagcaTATTCTTTTACATTAACAGATTtaagtgaagaaaaaaattaa